One window of Globicephala melas chromosome 2, mGloMel1.2, whole genome shotgun sequence genomic DNA carries:
- the CALML3 gene encoding calmodulin-like protein 3 — protein MVLPGDDAAWRRGCVEVKLKDGVTLVCHLCREDFRTHRCRRPGLQATAGPGACTVRGIPAPSSAPASQAGARTPAAGPAPGHLPAPGHVRVQDLLPATVRAKQLTEEQVAEFKEALSPFDEDGDGAISTRELGTVLRSPGQKPTEAELQDLVGELDRDGSSTVGFPELLGLMARKVKGRDAKDQIREAFCVFDKDGNGLMGTAELRHVMTRLGEKPRDQEVDEMIRAADVDGDELVRYEVFMRLLVSKGGHRPTSTPTPIPTQGVRALHVAPGDLPPFPRPLRALLLRWLT, from the exons GTCACCCTTGTGTGCCACCTCTGCAGAGAAGACTTCCGCACCCATCGCTGCAGAA GACCTGGACTTCAGGCAACCGCAGGGCCGGGCGCGTGCACGGTGAGGGGCATCCCAGCTCCTTCTTCAGCACCAGCAAGTCAAGCCGGGGCCAGAACACCAGCCGCCGGCCCTGCACCTGGCCACCTCCCGGCGCCCGGCCACGTCCGTGTGCAGGACCTCCTCCCCGCAACGGTCAGGGCCAAGCAGCTGACCGAGGAGCAGGTGGCCGAGTTCAAGGAGGCCCTCTCCCCTTTCGATGAGGACGGAGACGGCGCCATCAGCACGCGGGAGCTGGGCACCGTCCTGCGGTCGCCGGGCCAGAAACCCACTGAGGCCGAGCTCCAGGACCTGGTGGGCGAGCTGGACCGTGACGGCAGCAGCACCGTGGGCTTCCCCGAGCTCCTGGGCCTAATGGCCCGTAAGGTGAAGGGCAGGGACGCCAAGGACCAGATCCGGGAGGCCTTCTGCGTCTTCGACAAGGACGGCAACGGCCTGATGGGCACGGCCGAGCTGCGGCACGTGATGACCCGGCTGGGCGAGAAGCCGAGAGACCAGGAAGTGGACGAGATGATCCGGGCGGCGGACGTGGACGGGGACGAGCTGGTACGCTACGAGGTGTTCATGCGCTTGCTGGTTTCCAAGGGCGGCCAcagacccacctccacccccacccccatccccacccagggTGTCCGGGCTCTGCACGTGGCGCCGGGGGACCTGCCTCCGTTCCCCCGGCCCCTCCGGGCACTGCTCCTCCGCTGGTTGACCTGA